From a region of the Streptomyces venezuelae genome:
- a CDS encoding iron chelate uptake ABC transporter family permease subunit: MEPKTPQATPPTADGTGGAPAHEGTPRTPTPPGSDGAGGVSGRSPQGAERTAAERPDPSSRSASEETPRRAPGPVGTSADPGPGPARTEPAPAPAPATTATATATATATATAVPRKRSPRPALLTAALVTTLALLALLSAGVGAYDIPLTDVLGSVRHHLGLGGAPLDRVGESVLWNVRLPRVVLALLVGASLGCAGALMQGVFGNPLAEPGVIGISAGAAVGAVAAIGLGLSFFGNWTITVCAFVAGLITVSSVYLLSRNGGKTEVVTLILTGIAVNAFAGALIGLFVFFADSGQVNQITFWQLGSLAQATWPKVLAVLPCAVAGLLVAPLYSRRLDLLSLGERPARHLGIDVERLRLSLILVVALLTAAAVAVAGVITFIGLLVPHLLRMANGPGHRFLVPGSALAGAVVLVAGDLAARTLAQPAELPLGVLTALLGSPFFFWLLRRTRRKQGGWA; encoded by the coding sequence ATGGAGCCCAAGACCCCCCAGGCGACACCACCCACCGCCGACGGAACCGGGGGCGCCCCGGCGCACGAAGGCACACCCCGCACCCCGACCCCGCCAGGTTCCGACGGGGCCGGGGGTGTGTCGGGGCGATCCCCGCAGGGCGCCGAACGCACTGCCGCCGAGCGTCCCGACCCCTCATCACGTTCGGCGTCCGAGGAGACGCCCCGGCGCGCGCCCGGCCCCGTCGGAACCTCCGCCGACCCCGGCCCCGGCCCCGCCCGGACCGAGCCCGCGCCCGCGCCCGCGCCCGCAACGACAGCGACAGCGACAGCGACAGCGACAGCGACAGCGACAGCCGTGCCGCGCAAGCGGAGCCCCAGACCCGCCCTGCTCACCGCCGCCCTCGTCACCACCCTCGCCCTCCTCGCCCTGCTCTCCGCAGGAGTCGGCGCCTACGACATCCCCCTCACGGACGTCCTCGGCTCCGTCCGGCACCACCTCGGCCTCGGCGGAGCCCCCCTCGACCGGGTCGGCGAGAGCGTGCTGTGGAACGTCCGCCTCCCCCGCGTCGTGCTCGCGCTCCTCGTCGGCGCCAGCCTCGGCTGCGCGGGCGCGCTCATGCAGGGCGTCTTCGGCAACCCCCTCGCCGAGCCCGGCGTCATCGGCATCTCGGCCGGCGCCGCCGTCGGCGCGGTCGCCGCCATCGGCCTCGGCCTGAGCTTCTTCGGCAACTGGACGATCACCGTCTGCGCGTTCGTCGCCGGTCTGATCACGGTCAGCTCGGTCTACCTCCTCTCCCGCAACGGCGGGAAGACGGAGGTCGTCACCCTCATCCTGACCGGCATCGCCGTCAACGCCTTCGCCGGCGCCCTCATCGGCCTGTTCGTCTTCTTCGCGGACAGCGGCCAGGTCAACCAGATCACCTTCTGGCAGCTCGGCTCCCTCGCCCAGGCCACCTGGCCCAAGGTCCTCGCCGTCCTGCCCTGCGCCGTCGCCGGCCTGCTGGTCGCCCCCCTCTACTCCCGCCGCCTCGACCTCCTCTCCCTCGGCGAGCGCCCGGCCCGCCACCTCGGCATCGACGTCGAACGGCTGCGCCTCTCCCTCATCCTGGTCGTCGCGCTGCTCACCGCCGCGGCCGTCGCCGTGGCCGGCGTCATCACCTTCATCGGCCTGCTCGTCCCGCACCTGCTGCGCATGGCCAACGGACCCGGCCACCGCTTCCTGGTCCCCGGCAGCGCCCTCGCCGGCGCCGTCGTCCTGGTCGCCGGGGACCTGGCCGCCCGTACCCTCGCCCAGCCCGCCGAGCTGCCGCTCGGTGTACTGACCGCCCTGCTCGGCAGCCCCTTCTTCTTCTGGCTGCTGCGCCGCACCCGCCGCAAGCAAGGAGGCTGGGCGTGA
- a CDS encoding heme ABC transporter ATP-binding protein: protein MTRLLTRSRRTVPARPAPGAAVAEAVDLHLRLGQREVLAGIDLTARAGEVLALVGPNGAGKSTLLGALAADLPAASGVVRIDGRPVGDWSAPDLALRRSVLPQSAALSFPFPVEDVVRMGRAPWAGTPFADADEEAVALAMAATEVTDFAARPFSALSGGERARVALARVLAQRAPLLLLDEPTAALDLRHQELVLRICRERAAAGDAVVVVLHDLGLAAAYADRAAVLHDGRIATDGPPAEVFEGELLSRVYRQPVEVLPHPRTGAPLVVPVRA, encoded by the coding sequence CTGACCCGGCTGCTCACCCGCTCACGCAGGACCGTCCCCGCCCGCCCCGCCCCCGGCGCCGCGGTCGCCGAGGCCGTCGACCTGCACCTGCGGCTCGGGCAGCGCGAGGTGCTCGCCGGGATCGACCTGACCGCCCGGGCCGGCGAGGTGCTCGCGCTGGTCGGCCCGAACGGTGCCGGCAAGTCCACGCTGCTGGGCGCACTCGCCGCCGACCTGCCCGCCGCCTCCGGGGTGGTCCGGATCGACGGCCGCCCGGTGGGCGACTGGAGCGCCCCGGATCTGGCGCTGCGCCGCTCCGTACTCCCCCAGTCGGCCGCGCTGTCGTTCCCGTTCCCGGTGGAGGACGTCGTACGGATGGGCCGCGCACCCTGGGCCGGCACCCCCTTCGCCGACGCCGACGAGGAGGCGGTGGCCCTCGCCATGGCCGCCACGGAGGTCACGGATTTCGCCGCACGCCCCTTCTCCGCCCTTTCCGGCGGCGAGCGGGCCCGGGTCGCGCTGGCCCGCGTACTGGCCCAGCGGGCCCCGCTGCTGCTGCTCGACGAGCCGACCGCCGCCCTCGACCTGCGCCACCAGGAGCTCGTACTGCGCATCTGCCGGGAGCGGGCCGCGGCCGGGGACGCGGTCGTCGTCGTCCTGCACGACCTGGGGCTGGCCGCCGCCTACGCGGACCGGGCGGCCGTCCTGCACGACGGGCGGATCGCCACGGACGGACCACCGGCCGAGGTGTTCGAGGGCGAGCTGCTGAGCCGGGTATACCGGCAACCGGTGGAGGTCCTCCCGCACCCGCGCACCGGGGCCCCGCTGGTGGTTCCCGTACGGGCTTGA
- the efeO gene encoding iron uptake system protein EfeO, giving the protein MRPARLTVIAAASVAAALTAVTGCAQKSDAGGSDAIKVVASDSACDVSKTEFPSGKVQIDVENKGSKVTEVYVLFPDARIVTERENIGPGTKASITAEIKAGDYKIVCKPGMKGDGIAKDVKATGKGGEEKRSPEMDAAVAAYRAYVVQQAEETLPKAQAFADAVKAGDVEAAKKAYAPSRIGWERTEPVAESFGDIDPKVDVREDGLEAGQDPAKDWTGWHRLEKALWADNKIGDWEKELADLLITDLTDWQKKVGQAEITPTSIANGAKELLDEVATGKVTGEEERYSRTDLVDFKANVEGAQKAYELLKPIASKNDPELVKQLDTQFAALNTLLDKYRVDQATYEFTSYDKVGEQERKELSDGVNALAEPLSKLAAAVTK; this is encoded by the coding sequence ATGCGCCCCGCCCGCCTCACCGTCATCGCCGCGGCCTCCGTGGCGGCCGCACTGACCGCCGTCACCGGCTGCGCCCAGAAGAGTGACGCGGGCGGCAGCGACGCGATCAAGGTGGTGGCCTCCGACAGCGCCTGCGACGTGTCGAAGACGGAGTTCCCGTCCGGCAAGGTGCAGATCGACGTCGAGAACAAGGGGTCCAAGGTCACCGAGGTCTACGTCCTCTTCCCGGACGCCCGCATCGTGACCGAGCGCGAGAACATCGGCCCCGGCACCAAGGCCTCCATCACCGCCGAGATCAAGGCGGGCGACTACAAGATCGTCTGCAAGCCCGGCATGAAGGGCGACGGCATCGCCAAGGACGTCAAGGCCACCGGCAAGGGCGGCGAGGAGAAGCGCTCCCCCGAGATGGACGCCGCGGTCGCCGCCTACCGCGCGTACGTGGTCCAGCAGGCCGAGGAGACCCTCCCCAAGGCGCAGGCCTTCGCGGACGCGGTCAAGGCCGGCGACGTCGAGGCCGCGAAGAAGGCCTACGCCCCCTCCCGGATCGGCTGGGAGCGCACCGAGCCGGTCGCCGAGTCCTTCGGCGACATCGACCCGAAGGTGGACGTCCGCGAGGACGGCCTGGAGGCCGGCCAGGACCCGGCGAAGGACTGGACCGGCTGGCACCGCCTGGAGAAGGCCCTGTGGGCCGACAACAAGATCGGCGACTGGGAGAAGGAGCTCGCCGACCTCCTGATCACGGACCTCACCGACTGGCAGAAGAAGGTCGGCCAGGCGGAGATCACCCCGACCTCGATCGCCAACGGCGCCAAGGAGCTCCTGGACGAGGTCGCCACCGGCAAGGTCACCGGTGAGGAGGAGCGCTACTCGCGCACCGACCTGGTCGACTTCAAGGCCAACGTCGAGGGCGCGCAGAAGGCGTACGAGCTGCTCAAGCCGATCGCCTCGAAGAACGACCCGGAGCTGGTCAAGCAGCTGGACACCCAGTTCGCGGCCCTGAACACCCTGCTCGACAAGTACCGCGTCGACCAGGCCACCTACGAGTTCACCTCCTACGACAAGGTCGGTGAGCAGGAGCGCAAGGAGCTCTCGGACGGCGTGAACGCGCTCGCCGAGCCCCTCTCCAAGCTCGCCGCCGCGGTCACCAAGTAG
- the efeB gene encoding iron uptake transporter deferrochelatase/peroxidase subunit: MSESDAAAQQSQEAGGASAPSRRAVLGWGGAGFALGAAAAGGAAAAFGGGSDMVSAASAGAAVPFHGEHQAGIASAVQDRLHFAAFDVKTKDRAELVKLLKEWTAAARLMTAGLPVGDVHEGLPEAPPTDTGEALGLKASRLTLTIGFGPGLFAKDRFGLEGKRPEALVDLELFPGDNLDPARSGGDLCVQACADDPQVAVHAIRQLARIGFGRTAMRWSQLGFGKTSSTTPDEQTPRNMMGFKDGTRNISGTDKAALDQHVWVGAGDGSDWLTGGSYLVARRIRMNIETWDRTPLQEQEDIFGRDKGEGAPVGKSKERDEPFLKAMKPEAHVRLAHPDTNNGATILRRGYSFTDGTDGLGRLDAGLFFLAYQRDIRKGFIPIQRNLARSDVLNEYIQHVGSAVFAVPPGVRDKDDWWGRTLFA; this comes from the coding sequence ATGAGCGAGTCGGACGCGGCTGCGCAGCAGTCTCAGGAAGCCGGTGGCGCCTCCGCGCCCTCGCGACGCGCGGTGCTGGGCTGGGGCGGGGCCGGGTTCGCGCTCGGTGCCGCCGCGGCCGGCGGCGCGGCGGCGGCCTTCGGCGGCGGCTCGGACATGGTCTCGGCGGCGTCCGCCGGCGCGGCCGTGCCCTTCCACGGCGAGCACCAGGCCGGGATCGCGAGCGCCGTGCAGGACCGCCTGCATTTCGCCGCCTTCGACGTGAAGACGAAGGACCGCGCGGAACTGGTCAAGCTCCTCAAGGAGTGGACCGCGGCGGCCCGCCTGATGACGGCGGGTCTGCCGGTCGGCGACGTCCACGAGGGCCTGCCGGAGGCACCGCCCACCGACACCGGCGAGGCCCTGGGCCTCAAGGCCTCCCGGCTCACCCTGACCATCGGCTTCGGGCCGGGCCTGTTCGCCAAGGACCGGTTCGGGCTGGAGGGCAAGCGCCCCGAGGCGCTGGTGGACCTGGAACTGTTCCCCGGCGACAACCTGGACCCGGCCCGTTCCGGCGGTGACCTCTGTGTCCAGGCATGCGCCGACGACCCGCAGGTCGCGGTTCACGCGATCCGCCAGCTGGCCCGCATCGGCTTCGGCCGCACCGCGATGCGCTGGTCGCAGCTGGGCTTCGGCAAGACCTCGTCGACCACCCCCGACGAGCAGACCCCGCGCAACATGATGGGCTTCAAGGACGGCACCCGGAACATCTCCGGCACCGACAAGGCCGCCCTGGACCAGCACGTGTGGGTCGGCGCGGGCGACGGCAGCGACTGGCTGACCGGCGGCTCGTACCTGGTGGCGCGCCGGATCCGGATGAACATCGAGACCTGGGACCGGACCCCGCTCCAGGAGCAGGAGGACATCTTCGGCCGCGACAAGGGCGAGGGCGCGCCCGTCGGCAAGTCCAAGGAGCGCGACGAGCCCTTCCTCAAGGCGATGAAGCCGGAGGCGCACGTGCGCCTCGCGCACCCGGACACCAACAACGGTGCGACGATCCTGCGCCGCGGCTACTCCTTCACCGACGGCACGGACGGACTGGGCCGCCTGGACGCGGGCCTGTTCTTCCTCGCCTACCAGCGCGACATACGCAAGGGCTTCATCCCGATCCAGCGCAATCTGGCCCGGTCCGACGTCCTCAACGAATACATCCAGCACGTGGGTTCGGCCGTCTTCGCCGTCCCGCCGGGCGTCCGCGACAAGGACGACTGGTGGGGCCGGACGCTGTTCGCGTAA
- the efeU gene encoding iron uptake transporter permease EfeU, with protein sequence MFGNYLIGLREGLEASLVVCILVAYLVKTERRDALRPVWLGIAIACALSLTFGAMLEFGTQELTFEAQELLGGTLSILSVGLVTWMVFWMKRTARHLKAELHGKLDAALAMGTGALVATAFLAVGREGLETALFVWASVRASGEGSSAPLIGVLLGIATAIVLGYLFYRGALKINLAKFFKWTGAMLVVVAAGVLAYGVHDLQEARFLGGLGDKAFDISETIPPDSWYGTLLKGVFNFQPDPTVLQLTVWLLYLVPVLTLFLVDRGRPAAAPKVRPADSDSKTAG encoded by the coding sequence GTGTTCGGCAACTATCTGATCGGCCTGCGCGAGGGGCTGGAGGCCAGCCTGGTCGTCTGCATCCTCGTCGCGTACCTGGTGAAGACCGAGCGCCGGGACGCCCTGCGTCCCGTGTGGCTGGGCATCGCGATCGCCTGCGCGCTCTCCCTCACCTTCGGCGCGATGCTCGAATTCGGCACCCAGGAGCTGACCTTCGAGGCGCAGGAGCTGCTCGGCGGCACCCTGTCGATCCTGTCCGTGGGTCTGGTGACGTGGATGGTCTTCTGGATGAAGCGCACCGCGCGGCATCTGAAGGCCGAGCTGCACGGCAAGCTCGACGCGGCGCTCGCCATGGGCACCGGTGCGCTGGTCGCCACCGCTTTCCTGGCGGTCGGCCGGGAGGGCCTGGAGACGGCGCTGTTCGTGTGGGCGTCGGTACGGGCCAGTGGCGAGGGTTCCTCGGCGCCGCTGATCGGCGTGCTGCTGGGCATCGCCACGGCGATCGTGCTCGGGTACCTCTTCTACCGCGGCGCCCTGAAGATCAATCTGGCGAAGTTCTTCAAGTGGACCGGCGCCATGCTGGTGGTCGTGGCCGCGGGCGTGCTCGCGTACGGGGTGCACGACCTCCAGGAGGCCCGCTTCCTGGGCGGCCTGGGCGACAAGGCCTTCGACATCAGCGAGACGATCCCGCCGGACAGCTGGTACGGGACCCTGCTCAAGGGCGTGTTCAACTTCCAGCCCGACCCGACCGTCCTCCAGCTGACGGTGTGGCTGCTGTACCTGGTGCCCGTGCTGACGCTGTTCCTCGTCGACCGCGGCCGTCCGGCGGCCGCTCCGAAGGTGCGTCCCGCGGACTCGGACTCCAAGACGGCGGGCTGA
- a CDS encoding GNAT family N-acetyltransferase — MRVAGWAEAELPAGLARQVAELEDTAWPGAEPGHDPALAPRALLLLAEDGTVAASLALLFKEIRLAGRTYRAAGLSAVVTRAALRGRGLGGRLVAAARAELAADPAVDLAVFSCDRPLAAFYEAAGFEVLPGTVLVGGTPDDPLATDAPGFDKVVLAAFFTDGPGRDRAAFTGVRVPLHPGDTDRLW, encoded by the coding sequence GTGAGGGTGGCCGGATGGGCCGAGGCGGAGCTGCCCGCAGGGCTGGCGCGGCAGGTCGCGGAGCTGGAGGACACGGCGTGGCCGGGGGCCGAGCCCGGGCACGACCCGGCCCTGGCCCCGCGGGCCCTGCTCCTGCTGGCCGAGGACGGCACCGTGGCCGCCTCGCTGGCCCTGCTGTTCAAGGAGATCCGGCTCGCGGGGCGTACCTACCGCGCGGCCGGGCTGAGCGCGGTCGTGACGCGGGCCGCACTGCGCGGCCGCGGCCTCGGCGGCCGGCTGGTGGCGGCCGCCCGCGCCGAACTGGCGGCCGACCCGGCCGTGGACCTGGCGGTGTTCAGCTGCGACCGGCCCCTGGCGGCCTTCTACGAGGCGGCCGGCTTCGAAGTGCTGCCCGGCACGGTCCTGGTGGGCGGGACCCCGGACGATCCCCTGGCCACCGACGCCCCCGGCTTCGACAAGGTGGTGCTCGCGGCCTTCTTCACGGACGGCCCCGGCCGGGACCGCGCCGCCTTCACGGGCGTCCGCGTCCCGCTCCACCCCGGAGACACCGACAGGCTGTGGTGA
- a CDS encoding PhzF family phenazine biosynthesis protein: protein MTDTEVLRYTAFSHDPDGGNPAGVVLDAAGLDESAMLEIAAGLGYSESAFLTAPPEGLGGEEGRSFTVRYFSPKAEVPFCGHATVATAVALGERIGPGELLFATRAGTVPVSVTAEGGQLRATLTSVEPHSEEIAAADLAEALAALDWPETDLDPQFPPAIAYAGARHLVLGARTRARLADLAYDFARLEALMRRLDLTTVQLVHRAGPAEFHVRDPFPVGGVVEDPATGAAAAAFGAYARERGLVPADAVLTLHQGTDMGRPGVLTVELREGDPRVRVSGAGVRIP, encoded by the coding sequence ATGACCGACACCGAGGTACTGCGCTACACCGCCTTCTCCCACGACCCGGACGGTGGCAACCCCGCCGGGGTCGTGCTCGACGCCGCCGGACTGGACGAGAGCGCCATGCTGGAGATCGCCGCCGGGCTGGGCTACAGCGAGTCGGCCTTCCTGACCGCCCCGCCCGAGGGTCTCGGCGGTGAGGAGGGCCGGTCCTTCACCGTGCGCTACTTCAGCCCCAAGGCGGAGGTCCCCTTCTGCGGGCACGCGACCGTGGCCACGGCCGTCGCGCTGGGCGAGCGGATCGGGCCGGGGGAGCTCCTCTTCGCCACCCGGGCGGGGACCGTACCGGTGTCCGTCACCGCGGAGGGCGGGCAGCTGCGGGCCACCCTCACCAGCGTCGAACCGCACTCCGAGGAGATCGCCGCCGCGGACCTCGCCGAGGCACTGGCCGCGCTGGACTGGCCCGAGACCGACCTGGACCCGCAGTTCCCGCCGGCGATCGCCTACGCCGGGGCCCGGCACCTCGTGCTCGGCGCCCGCACCCGGGCCCGGCTCGCGGACCTGGCCTACGACTTCGCCCGGCTGGAGGCCCTGATGCGGCGCCTGGACCTCACCACGGTCCAGCTGGTGCACCGGGCCGGCCCGGCGGAGTTCCACGTACGCGACCCCTTCCCGGTGGGCGGCGTGGTCGAGGACCCCGCGACGGGAGCGGCGGCGGCCGCCTTCGGGGCGTACGCCCGCGAGCGCGGCCTCGTCCCGGCGGACGCCGTGCTCACCCTCCACCAGGGAACGGACATGGGCCGCCCCGGGGTGCTCACCGTGGAACTGCGCGAGGGCGACCCGCGCGTGCGGGTGAGCGGTGCGGGAGTCCGGATCCCGTGA
- a CDS encoding SDR family oxidoreductase has protein sequence MDESTKKIALVTGAGSGIGRSVALTLAAAGWAVAVAGRRTEPLEETAEAAGEGADVLCVRADVSDPDDVTALFESVRARYGRLDLLFNNAGTFGPGGVPLEDISYEDWRSVVDVNLTGAFLCAQAAFRQMKRQDPQGGRIVNNGSISAHVPRPHSIAYTATKHAMTGLTKSLSLDGRPYRIACGQIDIGNAATEMTERMQTGILQANGQLAVEPVMDAADVARTVLHMAELPLEANVQFATVMATSMPYIGRG, from the coding sequence ATGGACGAAAGTACGAAGAAGATCGCCCTGGTCACCGGCGCCGGCTCCGGGATCGGCCGCTCCGTGGCACTGACCCTGGCCGCCGCGGGCTGGGCCGTGGCCGTGGCCGGCCGCCGCACCGAGCCGCTGGAGGAGACCGCCGAGGCCGCCGGGGAGGGCGCCGACGTGCTGTGCGTACGGGCGGACGTGAGCGACCCGGACGACGTGACTGCTCTGTTCGAGTCGGTCCGGGCCCGGTACGGACGCCTCGACCTGCTCTTCAACAACGCGGGCACCTTCGGACCGGGCGGCGTCCCGCTGGAGGACATCAGCTACGAGGACTGGCGCTCGGTCGTCGACGTCAACCTCACCGGCGCCTTCCTGTGCGCACAGGCCGCCTTCCGGCAGATGAAGCGGCAGGACCCGCAGGGCGGCCGCATCGTCAACAACGGCTCCATCTCGGCGCACGTGCCGCGCCCCCACTCCATCGCCTACACCGCGACCAAGCACGCGATGACCGGCCTGACCAAGTCGCTGTCGCTGGACGGGCGGCCCTACCGGATCGCCTGCGGCCAGATCGACATCGGCAACGCGGCGACCGAGATGACCGAGCGGATGCAGACCGGCATCCTCCAGGCCAACGGACAGCTGGCCGTCGAGCCGGTGATGGACGCCGCCGACGTGGCGCGCACGGTCCTGCACATGGCGGAGCTCCCGCTGGAGGCGAACGTGCAGTTCGCCACGGTGATGGCCACCTCGATGCCGTACATCGGGCGCGGCTGA
- a CDS encoding multidrug effflux MFS transporter translates to MSERGPATAASHDSSPESPSAPATTAPLTAARRTGLLVTFILGGLTALPPLSMDMYLPALPQVTDVLNSPAATIQLTLTACLAGMALGQLVIGPMSDKWGRRRPLLAGMVVYVLATAICALAPTAELLISFRLLQGLAGAAAIVIARAVVRDLYDGVEMARFFSTLMLISGAAPIIAPLIGGQVLRFADWRGVFVVLTVVGTVLTLMVWRGLGETLPPERRHTGGVGAALRTMRGLLGDRVFTGYTLTGGFSFAVLFSYISASPFVVQEIYGASPQAFALLFGLNSVGLILVGQINGKLLVGRVSLDKVLAVGIGIITAAAVALLLMSTGVFGEVGLTAIAAALFVLMSAMGVVLPNTNAQALMRTPHAAGSASALLGTSSFLVGAIASPLVGIAGEDTAVPMALVQLACALLALSAFLGLCRPWRTTPSGPADASGPAGA, encoded by the coding sequence ATGTCGGAGAGAGGCCCCGCGACGGCCGCCTCGCACGACTCGTCGCCCGAATCGCCCTCCGCCCCCGCCACCACGGCGCCCCTGACGGCCGCACGCCGCACGGGGCTTCTGGTCACCTTCATACTCGGCGGGCTCACCGCCCTCCCCCCGCTGTCCATGGACATGTACCTGCCGGCCCTGCCCCAGGTCACCGACGTCCTGAACAGCCCGGCCGCCACCATCCAGCTCACCCTCACCGCCTGCCTCGCCGGCATGGCCCTGGGCCAGCTCGTCATCGGCCCGATGAGCGACAAGTGGGGCCGCCGCCGCCCCCTGCTCGCCGGCATGGTCGTCTACGTCCTGGCCACCGCGATCTGCGCGCTCGCCCCGACCGCCGAGCTGCTGATCTCCTTCCGGCTGCTCCAGGGCCTGGCCGGTGCCGCCGCGATCGTCATCGCCCGGGCCGTCGTGCGCGACCTGTACGACGGCGTCGAGATGGCCCGCTTCTTCTCCACCCTGATGCTCATATCCGGGGCCGCCCCGATCATCGCCCCGCTCATCGGCGGCCAGGTGCTGCGCTTCGCCGACTGGCGCGGGGTCTTCGTCGTGCTCACCGTCGTCGGCACGGTGCTCACCCTGATGGTCTGGCGCGGCCTCGGCGAGACCCTGCCGCCCGAGCGGCGGCACACCGGCGGTGTAGGGGCCGCCCTGCGGACCATGCGCGGGCTGCTCGGCGACCGCGTCTTCACCGGTTACACCCTGACCGGCGGCTTCTCCTTCGCCGTGCTCTTCTCCTACATATCCGCCTCGCCCTTCGTGGTGCAGGAGATCTACGGTGCTTCGCCCCAGGCCTTCGCCCTGCTGTTCGGGCTCAACTCCGTCGGCCTGATCCTCGTCGGCCAGATCAACGGCAAGCTGCTGGTGGGCCGGGTCAGCCTGGACAAGGTCCTGGCCGTCGGGATCGGCATCATCACGGCCGCTGCGGTGGCCCTGCTGCTGATGTCGACCGGGGTGTTCGGGGAGGTCGGGCTGACCGCGATCGCCGCGGCCCTGTTCGTCCTGATGTCGGCGATGGGCGTGGTGCTGCCGAACACCAACGCGCAGGCCCTGATGCGGACCCCGCACGCGGCCGGATCGGCCTCCGCACTGCTCGGCACCTCCTCGTTCCTGGTCGGCGCGATCGCCTCGCCGCTGGTGGGGATCGCGGGCGAGGACACGGCCGTGCCGATGGCACTGGTCCAGCTGGCGTGTGCGCTGCTCGCCCTGAGCGCCTTCCTCGGCCTGTGCCGCCCGTGGCGGACCACCCCGTCCGGGCCGGCCGACGCATCCGGCCCCGCCGGCGCCTGA
- a CDS encoding small ribosomal subunit Rsm22 family protein, with product MNASAPTSADTLRRTLGGLLDGLPPKQATAAVERLIASYRGQTPTDAPVLRDRSDVAAYAAYRMPATFEAVRGALDGLAEAAPDWAPGSHVDVGGGTGAATWAVDATWDGPRETTVLDWAEPALALGRELAAASTSEVLRKAAWRRAVIGSGLTLPDADLVTVSYVLGELTAPARTAVVAEAARAGQAVVLIEPGTPEGYLRIREARDQLIGAGLRIAAPCPHDGTCPIEVGQDWCHFSARVSRSSLHRQVKGGSLPYEDEKFSYVAATRFPTEPAASRITRKPQIRKGLVLLELCGPEGTGLTRVNVTKRQGDLYKAARDADWGRAWPPAP from the coding sequence GTGAACGCCTCCGCCCCCACCTCCGCCGACACCCTCCGCCGCACGCTCGGCGGGCTGCTCGACGGGCTCCCGCCGAAGCAGGCCACCGCCGCCGTCGAGCGGCTCATCGCCAGCTACCGGGGGCAGACCCCGACCGACGCGCCCGTCCTGCGCGACCGCTCCGACGTGGCGGCGTACGCGGCGTACCGGATGCCCGCCACCTTCGAGGCCGTCCGGGGCGCCCTCGACGGACTGGCCGAGGCCGCGCCCGACTGGGCGCCGGGCTCGCACGTGGACGTCGGCGGCGGCACGGGCGCCGCGACCTGGGCGGTGGACGCCACCTGGGACGGCCCGCGGGAGACCACGGTGCTGGACTGGGCGGAGCCCGCCCTGGCGCTCGGGCGGGAACTGGCGGCCGCCTCGACTTCCGAGGTGCTGCGCAAGGCGGCGTGGCGGCGGGCCGTCATCGGCTCGGGGCTGACCCTCCCCGACGCGGACCTGGTGACCGTGTCGTACGTACTGGGCGAGCTGACCGCGCCGGCGCGCACGGCCGTCGTCGCCGAGGCGGCGCGGGCCGGGCAGGCCGTGGTGCTGATCGAGCCGGGCACGCCCGAGGGGTACCTGCGCATCCGCGAGGCCCGTGACCAGCTGATCGGGGCCGGGCTGCGGATCGCCGCCCCGTGCCCGCACGACGGGACCTGTCCGATCGAGGTCGGCCAGGACTGGTGCCACTTCTCGGCGCGGGTCAGCCGGTCCTCGCTGCACCGGCAGGTCAAGGGCGGCTCGCTCCCGTACGAGGACGAGAAGTTCAGCTACGTCGCCGCGACCCGCTTCCCGACGGAGCCGGCCGCCTCCCGGATCACGCGGAAGCCGCAGATCCGGAAGGGGCTCGTCCTGCTGGAGCTGTGCGGCCCCGAGGGGACCGGCCTGACCCGGGTCAACGTGACCAAGCGCCAGGGCGACCTCTACAAGGCCGCCCGGGACGCCGACTGGGGCCGGGCCTGGCCCCCCGCACCGTGA